The Streptomyces sp. NBC_01244 genome contains a region encoding:
- a CDS encoding arsenate reductase ArsC produces MPSAPLASVLFVCIHNAGRSQMAAGFLRHLAGDRVEVRSAGSVPGEQINPSAVAAMAELGIDISDRKPKALTPEAAQASDYIITMGCGDACPYFPGKTYLDWRLEDPAGQGVEAVRPIRDEIKGLIEGLIAEIDAKNTQEGEG; encoded by the coding sequence ATGCCCTCCGCCCCGCTCGCCTCCGTGCTGTTCGTCTGCATCCACAACGCGGGCCGCTCGCAGATGGCCGCCGGCTTCCTGCGCCACCTCGCGGGCGACCGGGTCGAGGTCCGCTCCGCCGGATCCGTCCCCGGCGAGCAGATCAACCCCTCGGCCGTCGCCGCCATGGCCGAGCTGGGCATCGACATCTCCGACCGGAAGCCGAAGGCGCTGACCCCCGAGGCCGCGCAGGCATCCGACTACATCATCACCATGGGCTGCGGCGACGCCTGCCCGTACTTCCCCGGCAAGACCTACCTCGACTGGCGGTTGGAAGACCCGGCCGGCCAGGGCGTCGAGGCCGTCCGCCCCATCCGGGACGAGATCAAGGGCCTGATCGAGGGCCTCATCGCAGAGATCGACGCCAAGAACACGCAGGAGGGGGAGGGCTGA
- a CDS encoding ArsR/SmtB family transcription factor — MMTSVDTDLLRVLADPLRLRIVTLLAQETLCTTHLIEETGARQTNLSNHLKVLREAGIVDTEPCGRFTYYRLRPEAIEALAGQFAALASTARLTAEANLKRSCP; from the coding sequence ATGATGACGTCAGTCGACACTGATCTGCTCCGGGTTCTGGCCGATCCGCTCAGGCTCCGGATCGTGACCCTGCTCGCTCAGGAGACGCTCTGCACCACGCACTTGATCGAGGAGACGGGTGCCAGACAGACGAACCTCTCCAACCACCTGAAGGTGCTGCGCGAGGCCGGGATCGTGGACACGGAGCCCTGCGGAAGGTTCACCTACTACCGCCTGCGTCCGGAGGCCATCGAAGCGCTCGCCGGTCAGTTCGCCGCCCTCGCGTCCACCGCGCGCCTCACCGCCGAAGCGAACCTCAAGCGGTCCTGCCCGTAG
- a CDS encoding aquaporin, producing the protein MTAPEPAANAIADGAPADGAPAGDAPRPAPGATPPRTPLVSRAAAELVGSAALVAIVVGSGIQATRLTQDVALQLLANSTATVFGLGVLIALLGPVSGAHFNPAVTLAEWWTARRGGAGVTSRELAVYVPAQIAGAIAGAVLADAMFGEPLVKWSTHDRSAGNLLLGELVATAGLIMLIFGLARTDRLRFAPVAVASYIGAAYWFTSSTSFANPAVTIGRAFTDTFAGIAPASVPAFVGVQLVGAVVGLALVAVVFVRGTTDGEPPSA; encoded by the coding sequence GTGACCGCCCCCGAGCCCGCCGCCAACGCCATAGCCGACGGCGCTCCAGCCGACGGCGCTCCAGCCGGTGACGCGCCCCGGCCCGCACCCGGCGCGACCCCGCCCCGCACCCCGCTGGTCTCCCGCGCCGCCGCCGAGCTGGTGGGCTCCGCCGCCCTCGTCGCGATCGTCGTCGGCTCGGGCATCCAGGCCACGCGCCTCACCCAGGACGTGGCGCTCCAGCTCCTGGCCAACTCCACCGCCACCGTCTTCGGCCTCGGAGTCCTCATCGCCCTCCTCGGCCCGGTCTCCGGGGCTCACTTCAACCCGGCCGTCACCCTGGCCGAGTGGTGGACGGCCCGCCGCGGCGGTGCGGGTGTCACGTCGCGCGAGCTGGCCGTCTACGTCCCCGCGCAGATCGCCGGCGCCATCGCGGGCGCCGTCCTCGCGGACGCGATGTTCGGCGAGCCGCTGGTGAAGTGGTCCACGCACGACCGCTCCGCCGGGAACCTCCTCCTCGGCGAGCTCGTCGCCACCGCCGGCCTGATCATGCTGATCTTCGGCCTGGCGCGGACGGACCGCCTGCGCTTCGCGCCCGTAGCCGTCGCCTCGTACATCGGCGCCGCGTACTGGTTCACCTCCTCCACCTCCTTCGCCAACCCGGCCGTCACCATCGGCCGCGCCTTCACCGACACCTTCGCGGGCATCGCCCCCGCCTCGGTCCCGGCGTTCGTCGGTGTGCAGCTCGTGGGCGCGGTCGTGGGCCTGGCGCTGGTCGCGGTCGTCTTCGTGCGCGGCACGACGGACGGCGAGCCGCCCTCCGCCTGA
- a CDS encoding GNAT family N-acetyltransferase, with product MSIRIEPLTRAHADEVLAIYRAGIYEGNATFETEAPTWEAFDAARLPEHRFAAVDPDGKLLGWVAASKVSDRCAYAGVVEHSVYVHPGARGRGVARALLDALIASTEAAGIWTIQSGIFPENTASLALHQRAGFRVIGTRARIGRHHGVWRDVVLLERRSPRIG from the coding sequence GTGAGCATCCGCATCGAGCCGCTGACCCGGGCGCACGCGGACGAGGTCCTGGCGATCTACCGGGCCGGGATCTACGAGGGGAACGCCACCTTCGAGACCGAAGCCCCCACCTGGGAGGCCTTCGACGCGGCGAGACTGCCCGAACACCGCTTCGCCGCGGTCGACCCGGACGGGAAGCTGCTCGGCTGGGTGGCCGCGTCCAAGGTCTCGGACCGGTGCGCGTACGCGGGCGTGGTCGAGCACTCCGTCTACGTCCACCCCGGCGCCCGGGGCCGCGGAGTCGCCCGCGCCCTGCTCGACGCGCTGATCGCCTCGACCGAGGCGGCGGGCATCTGGACGATCCAGTCCGGGATCTTCCCCGAGAACACCGCGAGCCTGGCCCTGCACCAGCGGGCCGGGTTCCGCGTCATCGGCACCCGCGCCCGCATCGGCCGCCACCACGGCGTGTGGCGTGACGTCGTCCTGCTGGAGCGCCGCAGCCCGCGGATCGGCTGA
- a CDS encoding ArsR/SmtB family transcription factor, with translation MSPSKVLPLLEPDAVAACCPPLSERPLTAEEAERTALMFKALGDPVRLRLFSAIASHEGGEACVCDISDVGVSQPTVSHHLKKLKDAGLLSSERRGTWVYYRVEPSVLAAMGALLTRAGSA, from the coding sequence ATGTCCCCTTCGAAGGTGTTGCCCCTGCTGGAGCCGGACGCCGTGGCGGCGTGCTGCCCGCCCCTGTCGGAGCGCCCGCTGACGGCCGAGGAGGCCGAGCGGACCGCGCTGATGTTCAAGGCCCTGGGCGATCCGGTGCGCCTGCGGCTGTTCTCCGCCATCGCCTCGCACGAGGGCGGAGAGGCGTGCGTGTGCGACATCTCGGACGTGGGTGTTTCGCAGCCGACGGTCTCGCACCACCTGAAGAAGCTCAAGGACGCCGGCCTGCTCTCCTCCGAGCGGCGCGGCACCTGGGTCTACTACCGCGTGGAGCCCTCCGTCCTCGCCGCCATGGGCGCCCTGCTGACCCGGGCGGGCTCGGCGTGA